Proteins co-encoded in one Centroberyx gerrardi isolate f3 chromosome 18, fCenGer3.hap1.cur.20231027, whole genome shotgun sequence genomic window:
- the fkbp6 gene encoding inactive peptidyl-prolyl cis-trans isomerase FKBP6, whose product MSRNGMISRIRLMLDAEERLRTSTQSPFDRLGQQMEDVLGDGGILKEVIQPGEGPPVPQHASVSMHFSGFLEYSDQPFDTTSNLKYPRMMKLGRDVTLAGLELGLLTMRKGEFSRFLFQPQYAYGDMGCPPFIPPAAMVLYEVQVLDFLDSGQVDDFVAMSPEEQNTVPLSTLLGVVNTQRSFGNRCFKQSRYDNAKDRYKQAMTLLENRETEDDGERERIKTALLPVYMNLSLTELRLESPNKALKYANKALEIDSDNTKALFRCGQAYLELHDYESAQGCLVIAQAKKPFDNDINNLLRKVAICYKDSLDKQKDMYSKMFKNFKGPVKT is encoded by the exons ATGTCGAGAAACGGAATGATATCCAGAATCAGACTGATGTTAGACGCTGAAGAACGCCTGAGGACCAGCACTCAG AGCCCTTTTGATCGGCTGGGCCAGCAGATGGAGGATGTCTTGGGAGACGGAGGGATCCTGAAGGAGGTGATCCAACCTGGAGAAGGCCCGCCTGTACCCCAACATGCCTCAGTATCAA TGCATTTCTCTGGTTTCCTGGAATACTCTGACCAGCCGTTCGACACCACCAGTAACCTGAAGTACCCTCGCATGATGAAGTTAGGGAGAG ATGTGACGCTGGCCGGTCTGGAGCTGGGTCTGCTGACCATGCGGAAAGGAGAGTTCTCTCGTTTCCTCTTCCAGCCCCAGTACGCCTACGGGGACATGGGTTGCCCCCCGTTCATTCCCCCTGCTGCCATGGTTCTGTACGAGGTCCAGGTACTCGACTTCCTCGACTCGGGCCAAGTGGACGACTTTGTTGCAATGAGTCCG GAGGAGCAGAACACCGTCCCTCTGTCCACGCTGCTCGGTGTGGTCAACACACAGCGCAGCTTTGGCAACCGTTGCTTCAAACAGAGCCGTTACGACAACGCCAAAGATCGCTACAAACAG GCGATGACGTTGCTGGAGAACAGGGAAACGGAGGatgacggggagagagagaggatcaagACGGCTCTGCTTCCCGTCTACATGAACCTCTCCCTCACCGAGCTCCGCCTGGAAAGCCCCAACAAAGCCCTCAAATACGCCAACAAGGCCTTGGAAATAGACTCCGACAACACAAAGGCTCTCTTCCGCTGTGGACAG GCCTACCTGGAGCTGCATGACTATGAGAGCGCTCAGGGTTGCCTCGTAATTGCTCAAGCAAAGAAGCCCTTTGACAACGACATCAACAACCTGCTGAGGAAAGTCGCCAT ATGTTATAAAGACAGCTtggacaaacagaaagacatgtACTCGAAGATGTTCAAAAACTTCAAGGGCCCAGTGAAGACGTAA